The following coding sequences lie in one Palaemon carinicauda isolate YSFRI2023 chromosome 7, ASM3689809v2, whole genome shotgun sequence genomic window:
- the LOC137644515 gene encoding uncharacterized protein gives MQVKKVLKVKPIDVPRFHGDVRDYSNFKRDFFRLMQSNYGKDPFVLRQCLSGEALDTVRGADHDFDKMFERLDETFGNSRTIIDVVVEDIRSIKPISEGDSGSFIRMVDKIEQCYLYLDQMSLASELNTANMTSQIEKLLPPTQKREWVKLAECVGNRDLFGKLLEYLLSEKKSMKHLNANIRSNNNIKAKVNYTCTYEDQRSTKQGRESDVMERIAGLENAITNITDLFTKITEVNAERNRNKISDNTRLHRCWYHGSDGHDILDCTTFQNLSINDRMESVKKKGICFNCLKGVHIARKCLKKSRCNTVDVNNESCGKLHHTIIHEGFITGNSFVSLKRNGVLFMVNKIKCGNQELQTLFDSEADITMIRNDVAKALGLKGKCVRLAVTKLGDKTVTYSSKEYDLVLTDKDGNDVNVTVYGIDDITSQVVKETVAENLQLRESQFGMCVYGSHPDIVTLSVFRSNPGISINHVSSTISDYDISVEPVIDIRAQINDFFTIEHLGTDCNPRCGSCRCGKCATGNGNYSIKEEKELALIESGLMYYPNRKEWSAKFPWTKDPKLLQNNVSVAVARLKGTEKRLMKLGSDYAQAYNDQILDMTKRNVIRKLSDEEVKNYVGPVTYIQHHEVLKPGSISTPLRIVFDSSAKYMGQSLNSFWAKGPNILNSMFGILLRFREKAIGIAGDISKMYNCIKLPELEQHGVRTEPDLNKLNFVENIPSVLTKRVVVSQMCSVYDPLGFLLPFTLKAKILLRDTVKCDFKLGWDDPLPSYLKEQWVSYFCELFGTETLYFERNVKPTSAKGLPLLVIFSDSSTNAYGAVAYARWELEFGAFESRLIVAKSRIAPSRQLSIPRLELCGAVIACRMRKAIEDEMTYKFSSVMHITDSSIVRAQIQKESYGFGTFVATRIAEVQSKSDPNEWWWIASGLNPADLLTRPQDPLNVAVVYPWKYGPEFMALPLEVWPISQSVNCELPDRIHVNLAQYSVHEETIIDASKFNNYMMLIAVTARIFNIVKVKSFKGVLKKLKPRSLKEAERFWIMQAQKSLPENWKKCFQRLGPFQAEDGTIMVGERMERWLKHNWNQDSFILLPGKHPFTVLYISYLHRLDHAGVDVTLCKLQSKFWVPSARKIIRSIKRGCILCRKLDAKVEGQRMGQISDERMSPCPAFYHTAVDIFGHFQIKDNVNKRTTGKAYGVIFNCIVTRAVYIDVVDGYDTYSFLKCFRRFTAVHGYPDTVHSDLGSQLVSASKELKSDNNWNIHEITEFGAKEGLKWKLNRSADAAWQNGVSEALIKSVKRSLSMLIGTTILTFSDLQTTFFEIANLMNERPIGIKPGMDVELGTYLCPNDLLLGRASNKVPSGSWSTSGDTKKRLNFIQNVVDTFWRKWQRDYFPTLIVRQKWHTDKRNVQPGDIVLIKDTNVVRGKWKMGQVVDTETGRDNKVRDVSIRYKIQRPGKYKGQSDTVIKRSVHKLVVLLPVEEQ, from the exons ATGCAGgtgaaaaaagttttaaaagtaaaaccGATAGATGTGCCCAGGTTTCACGGAGATGTGAGAGATTATagcaatttcaagagagatttttttAGACTAATGCAATCAAATTATGGGAAAGATCCCTTTGTGCTAAGACAGTGTCTCTCAGGAGAGGCCTTGGATACAGTTCGTGGTGCAGATCATGACTTCGATAAAATGTTTGAGCGATTAGATGAAACTTTTGGGAACAGCAGAACCATTATTGATGTAGTAGTAGAGGACATAAGGTCAATTAAACCTATTTCCGAAGGGGATAGTGGGAGTTTCATTAGGATGGTTGATAAGATTGAGCAATGCTATCTTTACTTAGACCAAATGAGTTTGGCTTCAGAATTAAATACTGCTAACATGACTagccagatagaaaaactattaccaCCTACTCAGAAGCGTGAATGGGTTAAGTTAGCAGAGTGTGTAGGTAATCGTGACCTATTCGGAAAGTTGTTGGAATACCTTTTGAgtgaaaagaaatcaatgaaacatcttaatgctaatattagaagcaataataatattaaggctaaAGTGAATTATACCTGCACTTATGAAGATCAGCGTAGTACAAAGCAAGGAAGAGAGTCAGATGTAATGGAAAGGATAGCAGGACTTGAAAATGCTATTACAAATATCACTGACCTtttcactaaaattacagaagtaaatgctgaacggaacaggaataagatcagtgacaacacaaGGCTGCATAGGTGCTGGTATCATGGCTCAGATGGACATGATATCTTAGACTGTACAACTTTCCAGAACTTGAGTATCAATGACAGAATGGAGAGtgtaaagaagaaaggtatttgcTTTAATTGCCTTAAAGGTGTTCACATAGCAAGAAAATGTCTAAAGAAGTCCAGATGTAATACTGTAGATGTTAACAATGAATCTTGTGGGAAACTTCATCATACTATTATACATGAGGGATTCATAACAGGAAATTCCTTTGTAAGTCTGAAAAGAAACGGTGTTTTATTTATGGTTAACAAGATCAAGTGTGGTAATCAGGAGTTACAAACTTTATTTGACTCGGAAGCTGATATAACAATGATCAGAAATGATGTGGCTAAGGCATTGGGACTGAAAGGAAAATGTGTCAGATTAGCTGTGACTAAATTGGGCGACAAAACTGTGACATACAGTAGTAAAGAGTATGATCTGGTTTTAACCGACAAGGATGGGAATGATGTCAATGTTACTGTTTATGGAATCGATGACATTACATCTCAAGTCG TTAAGGAAACTGTGGCTGAAAATTTACAGCTCAGGGAATCACAGTTTGGAATGTGTGTGTATGGCAGTCATCCCGACATTGTTACCTTATCGGTGTTTAGGAGTAATCCAGGCATTAGCATTAATCATGTTTCCAGTACAATATCCGACTATGATATATCTGTAGAACCCGTAATTGATATTAGAGCACAGATAAATGATTTCTTCACCATTGAACACTTAGGAACTGATTGTAATCCCAGATGTGGTAGTTGTCGTTGTGGGAAATGTGCAACAGGCAATGGCAATTATagtataaaagaggaaaaggagctGGCTCTTATTGAAAGTGGGTTGATGTATTACCCGAACAGAAAAGAATGGTCTGCTAAATTTCCATGGACTAAGGATCCCAAACTGTTGCAAAATAATGTATCTGTAGCTGTTGCTAGACTGAAAGGCAcagagaaaagattgatgaaactGGGTTCAGACTATGCTCAAGCTTATAATGACCAGATACTTGACATGACAAAGCGCAATGTAATTCGGAAGTTATCCGATGAAGAGGTTAAAAACTATGTTGGTCCTGTCACATACATTCAACATCATGAAGTGTTAAAACCAGGATCTATATCAACCCCATTGAGAATTGTTTTTGATTCGTCGGCAAAGTATATGGGCCAGTCTCTAAATAGTTTTTGGGCAAAGGGCCCTAATATTTTGAACTCAATGTTTGGTATATTACTAAGATTTCGTGAAAAGGCTATAGGCATAGCCGGTGAcataagcaaaatgtataattgcattaagcttccagaattagaacaacat GGTGTAAGAACAGAACCAGACTTAAACAAGTTGAATTTCGTTGAAAATATACCTTCAGTTTTAACAAAAAGGGTTGTCGTCAGTCAGATGTGTTCTGTTTACGACCCACTGGGGTTTTTGCTTCCATTCACACTAAAAGCAAAGATTTTGCTACGAGACACTGTGAAATGTGACTTTAAATTAGGATGGGACGATCCCTTGCCTTCCTATTTAAAAGAACAATGGGTGTCATATTTTTGTGAGTTATTTGGCACTGAAACTCTGTATTTTGAAAGGAATGTTAAGCCAACCTCAGCCAAAGGATTGCCTTTACTTGTTATTTTCAGTGATAGTTCAACAAATGCTTATGGTGCTGTTGCATATGCTAGGTGGGAGTTAGAGTTTGGTGCATTTGAGAGCAGGCTCATTGTGGCAAAGAGTAGGATAGCCCCTAGTAGACAGTTATCTATTCCAAGGCTTGAATTGTGTGGAGCTGTTATAGCGTGCAGGATGCGTAAAGCCATTgaagatgaaatgacatataaatttaGTTCGGTAATGCACATAACAGATTCCTCCATTGTTAGAGCACAAATCCAAAAGGAATCTTATGGCTTTGGAACTTTTGTAGCCACTAGAATAGCAGAAGTTCAATCAAAAAGTGACCCAAATGAATGgtggtggattgcttctggattaaATCCTGCTGATCTATTGACCAGACCCCAGGACCCTTTAAATGTTGCAGTTGTCTATCCATGGAAATATGGTCCAGAGTTCATGGCCCTTCCTTTAGAAGTGTGGCCTATCAGTCAATCGGTGAATTGTGAGTTACCTGATAGAATTCATGTTAATCTTGCACAATACTCTGTTCATGAAGAAACCATAATTGATGCGTCGAAATTCAACAACTATATGATGTTAATTGCAGTCACTGCTAGGATATTTAACATTGTTAAGGTGAAATCTTTTAAGGGTGTTCTAAAGAAACTTAAACCTAGATCACTTAAGGAAGCTGAGAGGTTTtggattatgcaagcacaaaaaagtcttcctgagaactggaaaaaatgttttcaaagattaggaccatttcaagctgaagatggtacaattatggtaggagaaagaatggaaagatggTTGAAACATAATTGGAACCAAGATAGCTTCATTCTATTACCTGGTAAACATCCATTTACAGTCTTGTACATTAGTTATTTACACAGGTTGGATCATGCTGGAGTTGATGTTACACTATGTAAGCTTCAGTCTAAATTTTGGGTTCCTTCAGCACGTAAAATCATAAGATCGATAAAGAGAGGTTGTATTCTTTGCAGGAAACTGGATGCCAAAGTTGAAGGTCAAAGAATGGGTCAGATTTCTGATGAAAGAATGAGTCCTTGTCCAGCATTCTATCACACTGCTGTggatatttttggacattttcaaatcaaagataatgtaaaTAAAAGGACAACTGGTAAAGCTTATGGTGTTATATTCAATTGTATTGTTACACGTGCCGTGTATATTGATGTTGTAGATGGATATGATACTTATAGTTTTTTAAAGTGTTTCAGAAGATTTACAGCGGTTCATGGCTATCCTGATACTGTACACTCTGACTTAGGCTCACAATTGGTATCAGCAAGTAAAGAACTTAAGAGTGATAACAACTGGAACATACACGAGATCACTGAATTTGGAGCAAAGGAAGGCTTGAAATGGAAACTTAATCGGTCTGCAGATGCTGCATGGCAGAATGGGGTAAGTGAGGCCTTAATTAAGTCTGTAAAAAGGTCTCTGTCAATGCTCATAGGAACTACCATCTTGACATTTAGTGATTTGCAGACAACATTTTTTGAAATAGCAAACTTAATGAATGAAAGGCCTATTGGAATAAAACCTGGTATGGATGTAGAATTAGGAACATATTTGTGTCCGAACGATTTACTTTTGGGTAGAGCAAGTAATAAAGTACCATCTGGTTCATGGTCTACATCAGGTGACACCAAGAAAAggttgaactttatacaaaatgttgtcgACACCTTTTGGCGTAAGTGGCAGAGAGATTATTTCCCTACACTCATTGTAAGGCAAAAATGGCACACAGATAAAAGAAATGTACAACCTGGTGATATTGTTCTGATTAAAGACACAAATGTTGtgcgaggaaaatggaaaatggggcaggttgtagatacagaaacaggcagagacaataaggtgagagatgtaagcattagatacaaaatacaaagaccAGGGAAATATAAGGGACAAAGTGACACAGTTATCAAGAGATCCGTTCACAAGTTGGTGGTATTGCTACCCGTTGAAGAACAATAA